The following are encoded together in the Argopecten irradians isolate NY chromosome 5, Ai_NY, whole genome shotgun sequence genome:
- the LOC138324409 gene encoding chitotriosidase-1-like: MKHYYKDSLWLLFMSMVFGAYGMRRVCYYTNWAQYRPKIGKYTPDNIDDRLCTHIVYSFAKLTNHALTPFEWNDDSTEWSKGMFDKVNDLKNVNPELKTLIAVGGWNMGSEPFTQMVETPANRRIFITSAVKFMRSRGFDGLDLDWEYPGNRGSPAADKARFTKLVKKKDHSLPREYLDMINLMSYDLHGAFDGHTGHNSPLKAGPQDQGDDATLNVEWAAREYVRRGVPKSMLNVGMPLYGRSFTLSSTSNTGLYAPIRGGGTAGRYTREAGFLAYYEVTVYCYVLFATEIQVDFVKQEQYGGVMVWDLALDDFSGSCGEGKYPLLHAINDELASGGAGTNPATNAPVVTNAPQMTTHAPAGLINVLLTAMVIAINSLLLLLTAPGAHHTVSTTNHFNCASQSTGFYPSPTDCSMYYICAGGAAFEVSCTTGLQFNPNTLFCDWPRNVKCNANQAASQPPAQTQQPVASTTAMPAGTNAPMTNSPVQTQPTNPPAPTFQPQPTNPPQTNPPQTNPPQTMAPAPTTAVPTQAPQPTNSPQQPANFCSGKTDGIHSDPNDCSFFYECAAGLEFHERCSPGTVFNDQSNICDYPQHVPKCAGSGKCKGVYVSFSATNNINNVCLGKSDGYFLDHQDCGYFYQCAFGLAFHEPCPPGLAFNENIRACDYPHNVPACASYNGRK; encoded by the exons ATGAAACATTACTACAAAGACTCGCTCTGGCTTTTGTTTATGTCCATGGTGTTTG GGGCTTATGGTATGAGAAGGGTATGTTATTATACAAACTGGGCGCAATATAGACCTAAGATCGGGAAGTATACTCCTGACAACATTGACGATCGATTATGCACTCATATTGTGTATTCATTCGCTAAACTAACAAATCATGCACTGACTCCGTTTGAATGGAACGATGACTCCACGGAATGGTCGAAAGGAAT GTTCGACAAAGTCAATGATTTGAAGAATGTGAATCCCGAATTAAAGACTCTGATAGCTGTTGGTGGGTGGAACATGGGCTCTGAACCATTCACACAAATGGTTGAGACTCCTGCCAACCGCCGCATATTTATAACCTCTGCTGTAAAGTTCATGAGGTCACGTGGCTTTGACGGTCTCGATCTTGATTGGGAATATCCTGGAAACAGAGGTAGTCCTGCGGCAGACAAAGCAAGGTTCACCAAGCTAGTCAAG AAAAAggatcattccctacctagaga GTATTTGGATATGATCAACCTTATGAGCTATGATCTCCATGGTGCGTTTGATGGCCACACTGGTCACAACAGTCCACTTAAAGCCGGACCACAAGATCAGGGTGACGATGCAACCTTAAATGTG GAATGGGCTGCCCGTGAATATGTGAGAAGAGGAGTACCGAAGAGCATGCTTAACGTCGGAATGCCTCTATACGGTCGTTCCTTTACCTTGAGCAGCACTAGCAACACTGGTCTTTACGCTCCCATCCGAGGAGGAGGAACCGCTGGGAGGTATACCCGTGAGGCTGGATTCCTGGCCTACTACGAGGTAACGGTCTA CTGTTATGTTTTATTCGCCACTGAGATCCAG gtTGATTTCGTGAAACAAGAACAGTATGGTGGTGTTATGGTTTGGGATCTTGCCCTTGACGATTTCAGTGGATCATGTGGAGAAGGCAAATATCCACTTTTGCACGCCATAAATGATGAACTGGCAAGTGGAGGAGCTGGAACCAA CCCAGCAACAAATGCACCTGTGGTAACTAATGCACCTCAAATGACGACTCATGCACCAGCTG gattaattaacgtcctattaacagctatggtcattgcCATCAATAGCTTGCTTTTATTATTGACAGCTCCTGGTGCTCACCATACAGTATCTACAACAAATCACTTCAATTGTGCCTCTCAGAGCACTGGCTTTTATCCAAGTCCCACTGACTGTTCTATGTATTATATCTGTGCTGGTGGTGCAGCATTTGAAGTATCATGTACAACCGGTCTGCAATTTAACCCTAACACATTGTTTTGTGATTGGCCACGAAATGTTAAATGCAATGCAAATCAGGCAGCCAGCCAGCCTCCTGCACAGACACAACAGCCAGTTGCATCCACGACGGCAATGCCAGCTGGTACTAATGCACCAATGACGAACAGTCCGGTCCAAACTCAGCCAACCAACCCGCCTGCACCTACCTTTCAGCCACAGCCGACCAACCCACCACAGACCAACCCTCCACAAACCAACCCACCACAGACCATGGCGCCAG CACCAACCACAGCAGTGCCTACTCAAGCTCCTCAGCCGACAAACAGCCCTCAACAACCAG CAAACTTCTGTTCCGGAAAAACAGACGGCATTCACTCTGATCCCAATGACTGTTCATTTTTCTATGAGTGTGCAGCGGGATTGGAATTCCACGAGCGCTGTTCTCCCGGAACTGTGTTCAACGACCAATCCAATATCTGTGACTATCCCCAGCACGTGCCAAAGTGCGCGGGGTCTGGGAA GTGTAAAGGTGTATATGTGTCTTTTTCAGCAACTAACAACATCAACAATGTCTGTCTTGGAAAATCAGATGGCTATTTTCTTGATCACCAAGACTGTGGATATTTCTACCAATGTGCTTTCGGCCTGGCCTTCCATGAACCTTGTCCCCCAGGTCTTGCCTTCAATGAAAACATTCGTGCTTGTGATTATCCTCACAATGTTCCTGCATGTGCTTCATACAATGGACGAAAATAA